Below is a window of Leuconostoc gasicomitatum LMG 18811 DNA.
TAACCAATCCTTTAAATCGTTTGTATCCTGCAGCAATCGCACTAAAAATAGCCGTTCTTTCTGCACAATTTGTTAAGCCAAACGATACATTTTCAATATTAACACCTTTAAATATTGTATCATTGTCTGTTAATAACGCTGCACCCACCGGAAAATGTGAATAAGGTGTATACGTTTGATTAAGTGCCTCAAGTGCCACTTTAACTAACTGTTGTGGCGCCGTTGTCATTTTTATTTCTACTTGCTCATTATTCATGATCACGCCATCCTATTCATCAGATCTTTTGACTCAGTAGTATACACTATTTATTACTTATTATAAAACAATAATAACCGTATTACTTACTTGATTAATAATGATTCCAATTGATTCAATCGTGTCTCAAACACATCGAATGCCTGCTTTAAATAATCTGCTTGACTCATATCCACGCCAGCTTTCAAAATCACATTCAACGGATAGTCCGATGAACCAGCTTTTAAGTATGCCTTATAATCTTCTGCGCCATCATTTTTAATGATACGTTCTGCTAATGTGGTTGCTGCCGCTTCACCTGTTGCGTATTGGTAAACATAGTAATTATAATAAAAATGTGGTATTCGTGTCCATTCATATGCAATTTCTTCATCTGGAAACAAATCTGGTCCATAATATTTTTGGTTAAGTTCACTATAATATGTGCTCATTTGGTCAGCAGTCAAAGCGACACCCGCTGCACTTTGCTCATGAATCCAATTTTCAAATTCCGCAAACTGCGTCTGACGAAAGACAGTCCCTTTAAAACCATCAAGATATTGATTCAAAACATACGCTTGGAATTTAGGATCACTATTTGTTTTTAGTAAATAATTTGTTAGTAAACTTTCATTAGTTGTCGAAGCAATTTCTGCTAAGAAAATTGGATAGTCACCATAATGATAGTCCTGATTATGTCGTGTTAAATAAGAATGAACAGAATGACCCATTTCATGAGCCAATGTATAAACATTGTTCAAATTATTTTGCCAGTTTAACAAAATAAAAGGATTTGTATCATAAGTACCACTCGAATATGCTCCTGAACGTTTCCCTTTGTTTTCAACAACATCAATCCAGCGTTCGTCAAATGCTTTTTTGACAATTTCAAGATAATCTTGACCTAATGGTGCTAACGCAGCTAACACAATTTCTTGTGCCTTTTCATATGTAACATCAAAATCAACTTCATCCACCAATGGCACATACAAATCATAACTATGCACATCTGTTACGCCTAAAATTCTTTTACGCAATGATACAAAGCGATGTAACAATGGTAAATTAGCCGTTACCGTCTGACTTAGCGTATCAAAAACAGTCGTTGGGACGTTGTGTGGCAAGATAGCTGCTTCGCGCGCTGAATTATAATGTCGCACTTTAGCTAAAAAGTTATGTCCTTTAATGTGAGATGATAAAGTTGAAGCAAATGTGTTTTGCAAACCGATGTAACTGTCATATAATGTTTCAAATGCTTCACGGCGTAAATCTCGTGACTTTGATTCCAGTAACAAACTAAATAGCCCATTGGTCAAGGCTACAGTCTCACCAGATTCCGTATGTACATCCCCAAAAGTTATATCTGAATTATCAAGCGCACCAAATGTGTTCTCTGATGCATTAAAAATATCACCTACACCAGCTAATAATTTTTCTTGTTCCGCATCTAACGTGTGTGGCTTTAAAGCACGCAATGTTTCAAATAAATGTGCATACTGTTGTAAACCATCAGTCATTAAGTAAGCTGTCAATTTATCATCTGGTATGTTTAAAACTTCTGGTTGAAAATAGGCTGTTGCTTGACTTACTTCAGCCCAAAGTGCTTGTACGCGTGAATTGAAAGCCGCATACGACTGATTTGTTGTGTCTTGATCATAAATTTGATGTGCATATACATACACTTTTTCCAATTCCCGTTCTATTTTCAAATCTGCCTCTAAAGCAGACTGTAACAATGCAGCTGAATCGCCAACATGTCCAACAAAACGACTCAACATTTCCGCTTCCTGTTTAACAGCAGCAAAAGCGAGTTCCCAATCATTATCAGAATCAAAAATTGTAGACAGATCCCACGTAAGATCTTCAGGTACTTCATTGCGTAATAGTTGTGCCATAATATTAACGTTCAGTTATCGTTTTTAAATAATCCTCACCTTTGCAAACGATAACTGATACTTCTCCTCTACATGATATAATATCTTATTTTATCACTAATTTCTCACTTTACCTAGTTTTTCTTGTATCGATTCATACCATACGGGAACTTGTATCACTAGTATGTATTGCTCTTTTTGGACAATATATTTTTGTTGTACAAGTTCCTTTAAAAGACTCATTGATTGCTGCTTTTTAAAGTCTCTATCACCTAAAACATAATTATTTAATTTAGCTAAAAAAACATCTTGACGCACAACGTTTCCTAAGCCTATGTACTCAATAAGTAATAAAGATAGCATGCGCCAATGCCAATTAGGAATAGATAGACCAAAATGCCAACCTTGATGAATCCAAAGTGGTGCATTAAGCAGTAATCGTTGACGTTGATAAAGATAACACACTATTTTTTCATCTATACGTTTTTGAATCAGCAAGCTTTGTAACTTATAAATTTGCTTTTTAATATTAACATGTGACCTACCATCGCTTGTAACTGTTTCAAATAAATGATGACTATATTTTTCTGTGTAACTGACACGTTCAAAATCGTATTTTTTGAAATTTGTACGATGAATAAACTTTTTAATGTTTGGTAAATAAAACGTTAAATTCCCCTGCACTAAAAATTTTAAAATTGTTGTTTGAATCATATTTTTAACATAGTAGTCGTTGCCTAAAATCCAAATAACATGAATATTTTGACTTTTATACCCTGCATTACGCTGATCAAGTTTATGTTGCGAAATTGGACTGCATTGATATTCAATTGCTATTTGTTGATGCCCACGTTGCATTAAAAGATCAGGTCGTTGGTGAATTTTTGGTATCACTGCTTCAATTTTAATATCACCGAAATGTTGTAAGTATATCGCCAATTGTAATTTCCCTGCTAAATGCTGTGTTGTTTCATTTTCTGAAAATGTTGCACAAGTAGCTTTTGCATAATGAGCGAAATGTTTTTGTTTGATGTCACCACTTTTGAGTACAACCCTTTCTTTGCAACCAGGGCATACAAATTGTTGATTTTTAATCGCATCAGCTGCCTTGACATATTTTTGATTATCATTAAGTGCTATGATCATAAAAAGCGCCTCCAATTCATCATACGAATCGGTGACGCTTTGTTCACAATTACTTCAATTTCTTTTCTACCCAATTACTTAACCAAGTTAATAGTGTGATGACGATTAAATAGATCACAGCAATAATTGCCCACACTCTGAATCCTTGAGAATTGCGAGCAACGATCAATGTGCCAGTTTGAGTCAACTCTAGTAAACCAATGGCTGATAAAATTGACGTATCTTTTAACGTGATAATAAATTGATTGATAAAACTTGGTACCATAATACGTAGTCCTTGTGGCATGATAACGCGACGCATAGCACTACCGTATGGTAAACCAAGTGAACGCGCAGCCTCCATTTGACCCCGATTAACTGCTTCAAATCCACCACGTACAAAAGCACCAGTATAGGCACCCTCGTTTAAAATTAAAGTAATAATTCCTGCTGTAAATGCTGGAATTTTAACACCGGTCACACCTGGCAAACCAATATAAATAAAGAATGCCAACACCATTAACGGTAACCCACGGAAAATATAAATAATGGTTGTAGAGATAGTACGAACCCATCTGTATTCACTGACACCTAAAATTCCTAATAACACACCCCAAACTGAGGCTAAAATGATGGCTATGACCGTGAGTTCAAGGGTTTGCCATAAGCCTTTTAATAAAGCAGCCCGATTTGATGTCATAATGCCCCATATAGAGCTATTATCTTTCTTGTTACCAGAGAAAGTTGCTTGGCTAGCACCGAGGTATTTCGCTACAATTTTATCATATGTGCCATCTTTTTTGATAGCAGCAAAACCACGGTTAAATGAAGCCAATAATATTTTATTTTTGCCTTTTTCAACGGCAAATCCATATGAACCGGCGTTGCCTGGCTTATTAGCATTCATCACCTTTAAAGCCATGCCATTTTTGATAGCATACTGAATCACTGGCATATCCTCAAATGTTGCCGCCGAGTTGCCAACGACAACATCGTTGTACATGGTATCTGTATCATTAAAGTATTTCACTTTAAAACCATACTCTGTCTGCAGAGACTTGCCATACTCTGAAGCGGCTGTCCCAGTTTTCAAAGCAACTGTTTGACCCTTTAAATCACTTAATGATTTAATTTTACTGTTTTTTCCAACAATCCATGCAACGCCAGTTTTGTAATAAGGTGTTGAAAAATCATAAACTTCTTTACGTTCGGGCGTGATTGACATACCCGCGATAATACCATCAGCTTGCCCGTTAGAAACAAGTTGGGCCGCAGAATTATAGCTCATGGGCCGCATAGTATACGTAAAGTTTTCTCTCTTGGCAATAACTTTCATAGTATCTTGCTCTATGCCAACATAGTTACTATTTTTGTCTTGAAAAGTAAACGGCGCATAAGTTGCATCAGTCGTAATTGTATAATGCGGCTCAGCTGCATTAACTGTTGATACAAATGCAAACGATGAAACAAGTGTTGCCAACCCTAGTAAACATTTTTTAAACATTTTATGATATCCTCCCATATCTCACAAAAAAGTCGACCATATGGTCGGCTTTTTTATCTATCTTAACACCATTTCATTTATGCATGCATGACTTTACTTAAGAACTCTTGTAATCGTTCATTTTTTGGTGCATTAAAGATTTGTTCAGGCACGCCAGATTCTTGAATTTTACCTGCTTCGAAGAACACAACGCGGTCTGCTACTTGCTTAGCAAATCCCATTTCATGTGTAACGATAATCATTGTCATACCAGACTCAGCCAAATTCTTCATCACCTCCAACACATCACCCACCATTTCGGGATCCAATGCTGAAGTAGGTTCGTCAAAGAGCATCACATCTGGTTCCATTGCCAAAGCACGAGCAATGGCAATGCGTTGCTTTTGACCACCAGATAGTGAACTCACTGATACATCAGCTTTATCAACCAAATCCACTGTTTTAAGGAGTTCACGTGCTTTTTTCTCTGCAGCAACTTTATCCAATTTGCCAAGTTCCACAGGTGCTAACATAATGTTTTCCAGCACAGTATAATTATTAAACAAATTAAAATTCTGAAATACCATACCTATATTTTCACGCACTTTATTGATATCAGTGGCTTTTTCAGAAATATCAAAACCATCAACTACAATTGTGCCATTATCTGGTGTTTCTAATTGATTTAACATACGTAGAAACGTTGATTTTCCAGATCCTGAAGGACCAATCATAACTACCACTTCATTTTCAGCGATGTCTAACGAAATATCACGTAGCACATGGTTTTCACCATATGACTTATTGACTTTTTCAACATGTACTTTTACTTTTTTTTGTGTTTCGCTCATCATGCACGTGTCCTCTTTTCTACCCAATTACTCAACCATGTCAGCAAAGTAATCACAATTAAGTATATCACAGCCACAATTGCCCACACTCTAAATCCTTGTGAGTTACGAGAAACAATCAAAGAACCCGTTTGTGTTAACTCTAAAATACCAATCGCTGATAAAATAGAAGTGTCTTTCAACGTGATAATAAACTGATTAATAAAACTTGGTATCATGATTTTTAAGCCTTGTGGCACAACTACCTTACGCATAGACTTAGCATAAGACAATCCGAGAGATCTTGATGCCTCCATTTGTCCACGATCCACCGCCGCAAATCCACCTCGAACAAAAGCAGCAGTATAAGCACCTTCGTTTAAGACCAATGTTAACAATCCAGCAGTAAACGCTGGAATTTTCATGCCAATCACACTAGGTAAACCAATATAGATAAAGAATGCTAATACCATTAAAGGTAAGCCACGGAAAATATATATGATCGTTGTTGATAGACTCCGTAAAATTGAATTTTGACTGACACCCATGATGCCAAGTAAAATTCCCCAAACAGACGCCAAGATAATTGCTAAAACAGTCAGAAGCATAGTCTGCCACAAACCTTTTAAGAAAGCACCATCATTAGCTTTTAGTATACCAAGCACAGAACTATTGTCTTGTTTGCTGCCAGTAAATGTTGTCGCACTAGCACCTAAATATTTTGCAACAATTTTATCATACGTACCATCTTTTTTTATCTCTGCAAAACCGCGATTAAAATCCGCTAGTAACTGCGTATTTTTACCTTTTTGAACACCAAAACCATACCACCCAGCTTGAATTGGTGATTTTGAATTCATAACCTTCAATTGTGTGCCATTTTTTACAGCGTATTGAATAACGGGCAAATCACCAAAAGTTGCTTGTGCGTTCCCATTAATCACATCATTGTACAATGTATCAGAATCATTAAAATAAGTGACTTTGAAACCATATTTTTTTTGTACTGACAGCGCATAGTCGGCCCCTGAGGTACCTGTTTTCAAAGCAACAGTCTGTCCTTTTAAATCACTTAATGACTTAATATTTGATTCTTTTTTGACAGCCCAGCCAATACCTGATCGATAATATGGTGTGCCAAAATCAAATACCGCTTTACGTTCATCTGTAATCGACATTCCAGCAATGACACCATCAGCCTGTCCAGAAGATACTGACTGTGTCGCAGCATTAAAGCTCATAGGCTTTAACGTATAAGTAAACCCTTGCCGTTTAGCAATGGTTTTCAAAATTTCTTGATCAATACCTGTATATTGATTATTTTTATCTTGAAAATCAAATGGTGGATACGTCGCATCTGTTGTAATAATGTAATTTGGCGTTTGAGCCGCATTGATATTATTACTCGTAACAAGAAACGTCATTAATGCTAGCAGACCAACAATTAAACTTTTTACTATTTTTTTCATAATAACTCCATTTTACCAAAAAATATGTGATGACAAGTAATCTTATGTTAGGTTTTTTAACACACTTATTATTTTACTAATGACCCATTATAACAATGTGACCACCTTCTAATATAAAAAACACTTCGCAGATTAACCGTTAGCACTGGTTAATCTGCGAAGTGTGCCAATATCTCATTGCCTTTTATACTAAGCTTACTTTAATTATTATTTATGGATGTACTGGTACTTTAATGTCACCTGCAATAATTTTCTTTTGTGCCGATTGCACTGCTGACCATACGTTGTCTGAAGCTGAATCCTTAGCCAAAGCCACGCCCTTCTCTTTTAGACCGTATGTGATTGTTTTGCCACCTGGGAAATTACCCTTACGGCCATCATTTGAAAGTGATTCAACTGCATGATCCACACGTTTAACCGCTGAAACAAGTGTAAAGTTTGACTTTTCGTTGTTTTTAGCCGTATAAGCCCCGTCCTGCTTTTGATCCATATCAACACCAATCACCCAAATCTTATGGTCGGAATCAGCTGTCAACTTTTGATTATTAGCTTTTGCCTCAGAGAAAACACCTGACCCTGTGCCACCAGCTGCTTGGAAAATAACATCCGCACCACCAGCTACCATTGATGCAGCGATTGTTTTTCCTTTAGCAGCATCAGTAAATGAATCAGCATACTGTGATACGATTTTAATATTTGGGTCTGTTGCTGCAACACCAGCTTTAAATCCTGCTTCAAAGGTATCGATGATATCGCCATGAATACCACCAATAAAACCAACTGTTTTTGATTTTGTTTGTTTAGCCGCTGCAACACCAGCTAAATATGATGACTGTTCAGACTTGAACATTAACGAAGCCACATTCTTGTCAGGAATCACTGAGTCTATGATCGCAAAATTTGTCTTTGGGTTAGCTTTGGCAACCGTATTCATTGCCGGTGCCGCTGCAAAACCAACACCGTATACTAATTTATAGCCACCTTTGACTGCTGTTTGTAAATTTGTTTTAATATCTGATGTATCAGTACTTTGAAAATAATTAAATCCTTTTGTGCCTTGTTTGAGATTGTTATCTTTACCATACGCCTTTAAACCAGACCATGCTGATTGGTTAAAAGAGCGGTCATCTACACCACCACCATCAGTCACTAAGGCAACTGTGTAGTTGTTCTTACCCATTGACTGTGAACCACTACCTCGTGTCGCAGCGTAAATACCACCACCAACAACTGCGACTGCAATAATACCAATACCAATTTGTGCTGAACGTTGCATAATTAAAAATGTGTGTAAGTACCCAAAATCGACTTACACCTCTCCTCTCAAAAAGTTATATACTCATTATGCGTCATTTTCTCTTTGAAACCATGATAAAATGATTAAAATTTAGCAAAAAAGGCGAACTTTATATTTTTATTTAATTTTTCGTTCGTATTTTAAAACTTTTTATTAAATATGGTTCGGATTTTGGTAAAATAATCATATGACATATCACATCACACATACAATTGAACCATGGATGCCAGCAGGCGCCTTAAAAGCAAAATCGGATTATGCGACAATTGCGGTCGCTTTAGGTTGGCATAAATTACCCTTAATGCGCTATAACGATGCACGTTTCTCTAATGAGACGCGCTTACAAAAAATTTCCGAATGGTTAACAGATGTTAAACCAAAAGATCTTGTTCTTCATCAATTTCCAACTTATATGAGCGCTGAATTTGAACGTCAATTTGTCCATACGTTAAAACACCTCAATGTTTGTCGTGCTATTGTAATTCATGACATTGAACCCTTGAGATTGGTTAAGCAAGATGCTTGGGAATATCAGATTTTAAACCAATATGATTTTATTATTGTCCATTCCAAAGACATGAAAAATCAGTTACAAGCCAATGGTGTAAAAGCCGCCTTTATTGTGCAACCGTTATTTGACTATCTCAGTCAGCCACGCCCAACTGCTTTATTTAGCCGTAATATAAACTTTGCTGGCACTTTTCAAAAATCTCCTTGGTTACAGAGTTACACTGGTCCAAACTTAACTCTCTTTGGTTCAAAACCAAAAAAATGGCAAAACATTGATTTTTCAACACATATCAATTATCAAGGTAATTTTGATCCCGAAGAAATTGTTAACCACCTGACTGATGGTTATGGTCTCATCTGGGATAGTGATTTCGATGATAAAACTTATCAAACCTACACACGTTATAATACACCTCACAAGGCTAGCTTATACCTACGCGCAGGCTTGCCATTAATTGCTTGGTCTCAAAGTGCTATCGGACAATTTATTGTCAATCACAAACTAGGTTTTGTCATTAATAATTTAACTGATCTCAATCTAAAATTACATGCGATAAATGAGGCACAATATCAATTATGGCAGACTAATATACAAATAATTGCTGATCATGTGGGTCGCGGTGACTACACGAAAAATACATTGCTTCGACTCAGTGCATACCAAAAAGATCATTACTTATCTAAGTAATGATCTTTTTATTTAGAGGTAATAACCGGAGTCGAACCGGCGATGACGGTTTTGCAGACCGTTGCCTTACCACTTGGCTATATTACCATTATTAAAAACTATTGTAACAATAATGAACTTACAAACAGCGAATAACATTAAATAAATCATCTGTTATTTTTTTCATTACAACAACATTTACAATTATATGTGAAAATGATTCAAATTACAAATACTTTGTTACTTTGAATCATTTTCCATGACATCGCCAGCGACAATTTCAATATTTGGCGTCACTGTACCATCTGATAACCAAACAGGTGTATGTGTTTTCGGATCCCACCACCCCTTAACATTCACACGTTTATCAAGCATCAAATCAGTACCATATGGTAAATCTAGCACATTAATTAGACTAGGTTCAATAGCTAGGGCCGTTTCAATTACCAGTGGCATGAAATTTTCAGAATTTTCGTTCCATTGCGCCGTGTCGTTATCAGCAAATAGCAGCCATCCTGAATCTTGTGATGTTGTGGGCGCCAATTCTCGGTATATCCAACGTAAATTACCAGTGCCATCTATCAAATGCTTTGAAGCCAATACAACAGCTTCAGGCTGATTAAATACTGAGCGCATAAGTCATCTCCCTAGCATGTTCAAAAACATGTTTTCTTTCAACAAGAACTACTCTAATTATATCTCATAACTTATTGATTACAAAATAACAAATTTTTAACCTAATTTATTTTCCAATAAAATTTGTGTCATATTCGTATCCATTTCAGGGGTGCGACGCCATTCTTCCCAGCCATCATACTCTAATGGTAATAATTGGTAATGGTCATTGATATAGTTTTCCAATTTTTCAACAGATGACGAACGTGCAATATTCATTTTTAAAATACGAACACGTTTGATGTACCCATGCTCAGCAGCATACTCTGAGCGACCATTATGTGTAATATTTCCGAGTTCAAAGTAAATCGAATCATCATTGCGTGTGATTTCTTCTATGAGATTAAATGTCTCTTTCATGTTTGATTCTCACTTTCTGCTGCTTAACGTTGGTACGTACAATGAACCAACTGGCAATCCAAATACTCAATAAAATCCCAAGCATACCAAGTAACATTGTTACAATTTCTGTCATCAATAATTTGGCATTTACAAACATTGCAATTGGATAGCGTAGGCGAACAAACCAAATAAGTAGCGGTATGTTGGCACCCAACACCCCAAAAAACAGAGTATTAATCGCGGTTCCTAAAATCTGGCCACCGATAATACGTGAATGCGCATACAAACTAGTACTGGTCATATCAGGTGATCGTTCAATTACTTCATTTAGATCTGCCGAAATTGCCATGGCTGCTTCTGCAACAGCACCTAACACTGAAATCACCATCACAACCATGGCGATGTTGTTAAATGATAATCCCACAGTCAAAGATAATCCTTCTAGTTCTTCTGAATTTTCCGTTGTAAACCCTTGAAATTGGCCAAAATATTGTAATATAATTGATAAGGCCATTAAAATAGCCACAACAATAATACTCGTTTTAAAAGCTGTATTGGTTACTTCAATATTATCTGAACCTAGGTAAATAGCAACTGCCAAAATAATAACACTGATAATAGCTGTTACAATATAAGCATTAAATTGCCAATTAATCAAAATAATTAAAATAAAGATAGCAAAAAAATTGCATACTAGTCCCAAAAAAGCTTTGACGCCCTGAATGTGACCGACAATAATCATTAATACAAACAATATAATAACAAGAATTCCGATTGCATTCATAGTTTGGTCACCTTTCTTGCCATGATCCAACCAACTAAAGCGCTCGTAACTGGCACTGCCAAAACAATACCAATACCCGAAATCACTGTTTGTAATATCCCTAAATTCATAGTTTGGTCCATAATATAAGTCCAGTTATTACCGTTACGCAACATTAAAAACACCATTGGCATCGTTTCCGCAATAAATATCATAAACAACACATTAATCAGTGTCCCCATAATTTCACGACCTACAGACATACCAGCATGCCAGTAATCGCTAAAATGACGTGTTATTCCTTCCCGGCGCATACCAAATTGCATCGCCACAATATCTGCCGCTTCATCCATCACAGCTCCCAGTACGCCGATAATCGTTTGAGCCATAAACAGTGTCACTGGCACCTGTGTGACATAAGACATTGTTTCAAAATGGACACCGGCATTATTAGTTAAACGTAAAACACAAAGCAACAAGCCGATGGTTAACGTTGTTGTCAACAACGTTGTCAGTAACGTAATGCCCATTTGCAACGTTTTACCTAATACCAAAGCCAAACTAGCCGTTGCAAACAATATCGCTAGTACGCTAAATAGCAGTAAAACATTTGCATCTTTACTGTGCACATTAATAAAAAGCGCGAACCCAAATAATAAGATATTAATCACTAAACTAAACATTAGCCAGCTTGTTGCTCGCCATTTACTATAAATGAGCAATAAACCAACTAATAAAGTGGCAACCGCACCAACTACTGCATCGCGTTTTAATGATAAAATATGCTTAGTGGCACCAATATTTTCTAATAATAATTGGTCTCCAACACGATATTTATTGGAAATAACCTGTGATTGTGCATAGCTGTTACTCACGTAGATAGTTTTTTTAGCATGATTTAACAATTTAACGGTTAGTTTTTGTGTCATAATAAAGTCTGAATTTTGATGTTCATCCGTTATTTTTTGCGTTTCTTTCTCACTAACTCTTGTGACTTGACCAACTGGATTAGTGTACAAAAACGCATCATGTCGCAAAAATAACCAAGCCATCGCAACTATCATGAGTACCAACCAATATTTTTTTGTTTTCTTAATAAACGTCAATTTTCCAACCGTCGATTTTTGCCATTAACCTCTATTAATCGTGCCAAAAATTTAATACGCTGCATCAAACGTGCAGCCTTCCCTGTATCACGATCGTCACGTGTTTCGGATAAATAGGTGGTCATTTCATTCATATCAAAGTTAGATGTCATAAATGTCGTTAGTTCATTTTGCATGCGATATTCCAAAATAACCCCCAAAATATCATCACGAATCCACATACTTAAATTTTCAGCACCTAAATCATCCAAAATTAATACAGTCGTTGTTTTAGTTTGCATAATGAGTTTTTCTCTCACATCGCTGTTTTTACCAATTGTATTCTTTAAATCAACCGCAAAAGAAGGAAAATGAACAAGCATGACATCAATATTATTAGCCGCTAACGCATTTGCTAAAGCGCCCATTAAATAGGTTTTTCCTACGCCAAATTCACCATATACATATAATCCTTGCACATACGCATCATCTTTTTTAAGCAATTGTGTCAAAATATCTACAATTGCCGTCACCACATTTGCACGACCAGAATCAACTACAATTGTCTGCAAATCAGCATCACGAATAGCCTTTGGCATCTTGTAAGATGTCAATTTTTCAGCCTGCATTAACTGTTTTTGTGTACTTTCATCAGCAACGTAACGAACATGCGGGTACCCCTTTTCAATCGCTAATTGTGGATAATACCCAGGATATAGTGACTTTTCCCCACGTGAAATACGTTCTTTTTGCTGCACAAATTCATGTAGGTCCATCATCTTTAATTGGAAAGCGTCTTGGCGTAATTTTGTTTGATTTTCGGCCCAAAAATGGCGAACATCTTCGTCATTAGCAATTTGTTTCACGACTTCAGCCAGTGAGGTTTCTTCAATTTTAGAATATTTTTGTTGCAATTGTTTTAGTATTTCTGATAAGTTTTGCATATTAGTTTTTCGTCTTTATATTTTTCAACTTTGCCAAAGCAGCAGCAGCTTCGTCATTATTAGCATTCGTCTCTACTTTGGCTTTAGTTTGCGGTGGGTTCGCATTTGCTTTAACAAATTTTGGTGTCGTCTTTTCCGACTTTTGACTACGACTAAATCGTTTTTCTTGTCTCGCTTGATTGGCTTTCTGCCGTTGCTGAATTTGTATTAATGCTTTTTCTGGTGAATCAACACGATTTTGAGTCCAAGAATCAGCAATCGTCGTGACTAATGCGGCTTTTAAACTATCGTTTTGTAAGCCAATCAAAACATAATGCACTAAAATATTGACAACTGACATAGATAATGTACTCTGTGAAATGAGATAATCGACTAAGTCACGTTCATTTTTTAACACAAGCCCATTTTTTAAGGTTGTCTTTACATAACCCAAAAAATCTTGTGCATTCGTTGTACTGGCAATTTCAATTAACGCCCGTGCCTCAGTGTTTTTTATTTCTGGTACAGTTACCTTGGGTTCAGACTGTTTGTCAACAGTTTCTATCGCCACTTTTCGTGTTATT
It encodes the following:
- the dnaI gene encoding primosomal protein DnaI; amino-acid sequence: MQNLSEILKQLQQKYSKIEETSLAEVVKQIANDEDVRHFWAENQTKLRQDAFQLKMMDLHEFVQQKERISRGEKSLYPGYYPQLAIEKGYPHVRYVADESTQKQLMQAEKLTSYKMPKAIRDADLQTIVVDSGRANVVTAIVDILTQLLKKDDAYVQGLYVYGEFGVGKTYLMGALANALAANNIDVMLVHFPSFAVDLKNTIGKNSDVREKLIMQTKTTTVLILDDLGAENLSMWIRDDILGVILEYRMQNELTTFMTSNFDMNEMTTYLSETRDDRDTGKAARLMQRIKFLARLIEVNGKNRRLEN